A genomic region of Kribbella sp. NBC_00382 contains the following coding sequences:
- a CDS encoding YrhB domain-containing protein — protein sequence MTVTDEEARELAFAFLADGSDHVRTGEWVIVGAEEHEIAWSVSYQSRAFIESGDISRALAGNGPVVVPKSGADPWLAWSGRPVEEQIAEGRPTHG from the coding sequence ATGACAGTGACCGATGAAGAGGCTCGCGAGCTCGCATTTGCCTTCCTCGCAGACGGCAGTGACCACGTCCGCACCGGTGAGTGGGTGATCGTGGGTGCGGAAGAGCACGAGATCGCGTGGTCCGTGAGCTACCAGTCCCGCGCCTTCATCGAGTCGGGCGACATATCCCGTGCGTTGGCGGGCAACGGACCTGTCGTCGTGCCCAAGTCCGGTGCGGATCCATGGCTAGCGTGGTCGGGTCGCCCAGTGGAAGAACAGATAGCTGAGGGGCGGCCGACCCACGGCTGA